In a single window of the Drosophila subpulchrella strain 33 F10 #4 breed RU33 chromosome X, RU_Dsub_v1.1 Primary Assembly, whole genome shotgun sequence genome:
- the LOC119556404 gene encoding uncharacterized protein LOC119556404 — MAEKKPEENKKSLKNTASSSLNPPNRLEAQNRQREQNNALFAQLFASLEGEHQKLRELEQRRSKLIEEMKNLRALLFAENKRLRQTVAPIPGNAIPVPIGSSIAKNPPDTSAGPTTSLKSARLERRGSTKSVTIAEPPERSLTITERPRASSSQSLQKKGIRGNLKSALNKTKRRKPLDNISNTREDLLDELGESALSISVGSNLQTLVQERSNLEDREDIDEVAVPLPEIFTLMDSQFADTSPIILPSIPDANDSKVSEDILNPDQDASFYLPSARSLFGDLIGTDSAPLIMDLPGVSLELPPFGIAECSANAGEIVENKPEKESDLGPPNF; from the exons ATGGCCGAAAAGAAACCCGAGGAGAATAAGAAAAGTTTAAAGAACACTGCCAGTAGTTCTTTGAACCCACCAAATCGCCTGGAAGCCCAAAATCGCCAGCGGGAACAGAATAATGCCCTATTTGCCCAACTTTTTGCCAGTCTAGAGGGTGAACATCAGAAACTGAGGGAGTTGGAACAGCGCCGATCGAAGCTCATTGAGGAAATGAAGAATCTGAGGGCTCTTCTGTTTGCCGAGAATAAAAGACTTCGGCAGACAGTGGCCCCCATTCCTGGCAATGCAATTCCAGTGCCCATTGGTAGTTCAATAGCCAAAAATCCTCCCGATACATCAGCTGGTCCCACCACCTCTCTTAAATCTGCTCGTTTGGAGCGCAGAGGTTCCACTAAATCGGTGACAATTGCCGAACCACCAGAAAGAAGTTTAACCATTACCGAAAGACCCAGGGCAAGTAGTTCCCAGAGTTTGCAGAAAAAGGGAATTCGGGGAAATCTTAAATCTGCATTAAACAAAACCAAACGGAGGAAGCCCTTAG ATAATATATCCAATACCCGAGAGGATTTATTAGACGAGCTCGGTGAATCCGCGCTATCCATTTCTGTGGGCTCCAATTTGCAAACTCTGGTGCAAGAAAGATCAAACTTAGAGGATCGAGAAGATATAGACGAAGTGGCGGTCCCCCTTCCGGAAATTTTTACCCTTATGGATTCCCAATTTGCAGACACAAGTCCAATCATTTTACCAAGTATTCCAGACGCCAACGATTCAAAAGTTTCCGAAGATATTTTAAACCCCGATCAAGATGCAAGTTTTTATCTGCCAAGTGCTAGGTCTTTATTCGGGGACTTAATAGGAACTGATTCCGCCCCCTTAATAATGGATTTGCCAGGGGTATCACTGGAATTACCTCCATTTGGCATTGCCGAATGTTCAGCGAATGCGGGGGAAATCGTTGAAAATAAACCcgaaaaggaatcggatttagGTCCTCCCAACTTTTAA